In a single window of the Populus alba chromosome 16, ASM523922v2, whole genome shotgun sequence genome:
- the LOC118033298 gene encoding transcription factor MYBC1 → MREDDSNWFSRWEEELPSLEELMPLSQTLITPDLALAFDITNPTNTTNTNTNNHNSSLHQNQPLPPPPPPPAAVSPTPTNPLASPQPNSGDFATDSGELGSGAGGDEPARTLKRPRLVWTPQLHKRFVDAVAHLGIKNAVPKTIMQLMNVDGLTRENVASHLQKYRLYLKRMQGLSSGGGGAGNGAVGGGGGLTGGTDAATDHLFASSPVPAHFLHPGRPNSDHFLPFVPVAALQHHHHQQQMAAAAAAVGHPQLQGQYHRPMGHFGSPTNGQFEHPFLARQTQQPVHRMGAPVHNAVPGYVEDLESANGNEGRKVLTLFPTGDD, encoded by the coding sequence atgagaGAGGATGATTCTAATTGGTTTTCAAGATGGGAAGAAGAGCTCCCATCACTTGAAGAACTCATGCCTTTATCACAAACCCTAATCACTCCTGATCTTGCTCTTGCTTTTGATATTACAAACCCCACTAATACCACCAATACCAATACCAATAACCATAACTCCTCTCTGCATCAAAACCAGCCTctaccaccacctccaccaccaccggCTGCGGTTTCTCCAACCCCAACTAATCCATTGGCCTCACCACAGCCTAATTCAGGGGATTTTGCAACGGATTCTGGGGAATTGGGGTCAGGGGCTGGTGGTGATGAGCCTGCAAGAACCCTTAAAAggccaaggcttgtttggactCCACAGCTTCATAAGAGGTTCGTGGATGCTGTGGCACACTTGGGGATAAAGAATGCTGTCCCTAAGACAATAATGCAGTTAATGAATGTGGATGGGTTAACTAGAGAGAATGTTGCTAGTCATTTGCAAAAATATAGactttatttgaaaagaatGCAGGGTTTGTCttctggtggtggtggtgctggtAATGGTGCTgttggtggtggaggtggaTTGACTGGTGGCACTGATGCTGCTACTGATCATTTGTTTGCGAGTTCGCCGGTGCCAGCCCATTTTTTGCATCCAGGGAGGCCTAATTCGGATCACTTCTTGCCGTTTGTGCCTGTAGCTGCATTGCAGCACCACCATCACCAGCAACAGATGGCGGCTGCAGCAGCTGCAGTGGGACATCCCCAATTGCAGGGTCAGTATCATAGGCCGATGGGGCACTTTGGGTCGCCAACAAATGGTCAGTTTGAGCATCCATTTTTGGCTAGGCAAACGCAGCAGCCTGTGCATAGAATGGGGGCACCAGTGCACAATGCAGTTCCTGGATATGTGGAGGATTTGGAGTCAGCGAATGGGAATGAAGGAAGGAAAGTTCTCACTTTATTTCCAACAGGGGATGATTGA